A single genomic interval of Hafnia alvei harbors:
- a CDS encoding PHP domain-containing protein, producing the protein MEKVDLHMHSHHSDDADYPVAELIARCVREGVTTLAVTDHNSAFSFAESEKWRSDALNIISGIEIDCTFQGRNFHLLGYGFTPSDDFTQVYENFNDIQRELVPVKLAKLREFGFFIDDEHLARLANGRLPQEEQMGEAILEDERNANNPLLLPYRSGGARADMPLINFYWDFFGPGKACYQPVTYPALEEMTDLIRDNGGIPVIAHIGANVKEEHEAILELMLESGVAGIEVFSSYHDDELAQRLYDFALEQGAYVTCGSDFHGRNKPKIEVGTCRYNPEQLLEIKRFLDVVNQ; encoded by the coding sequence ATGGAAAAAGTCGACCTGCATATGCACTCGCATCATAGTGATGACGCAGATTATCCGGTTGCAGAACTGATTGCTCGCTGCGTTCGTGAGGGCGTTACAACGCTGGCGGTAACCGACCACAATTCGGCGTTTTCATTTGCTGAATCTGAAAAGTGGCGAAGTGATGCGCTGAATATCATTTCGGGGATTGAAATCGACTGTACCTTTCAAGGACGTAATTTTCATTTGTTAGGCTATGGCTTTACGCCATCGGATGATTTCACGCAGGTGTATGAAAACTTCAACGATATTCAGCGTGAGCTAGTGCCCGTGAAGTTGGCGAAGCTCCGTGAATTCGGTTTTTTTATTGATGACGAACATTTAGCGCGGCTGGCGAATGGCCGTTTGCCTCAGGAAGAGCAGATGGGCGAGGCTATTCTTGAAGATGAGCGTAATGCTAATAATCCACTATTACTGCCGTACCGTTCCGGTGGCGCTCGTGCCGATATGCCATTAATCAATTTTTACTGGGATTTTTTCGGCCCCGGTAAAGCCTGCTATCAGCCAGTGACCTACCCGGCTCTGGAGGAGATGACGGATTTGATCCGTGACAACGGCGGCATTCCCGTTATTGCCCATATTGGGGCCAACGTGAAAGAAGAGCATGAGGCGATACTTGAGCTAATGCTGGAATCTGGCGTGGCAGGAATCGAAGTTTTCTCCAGCTACCATGATGATGAACTGGCGCAGCGTTTATATGATTTTGCTCTGGAGCAGGGCGCTTATGTCACCTGTGGCAGTGACTTCCACGGGCGTAACAAACCCAAAATTGAAGTGGGAACCTGTCGATACAATCCAGAGCAGTTGCTAGAGATAAAACGTTTTCTCGATGTGGTGAATCAGTAA
- the speA gene encoding biosynthetic arginine decarboxylase: MSNELRQRPQEAAGHHQLRSMQEVAMNDRNASKMLSTYNVAYWGGNYYDVNELGHISVCPDPDVPEARVDLTQLVEKLQKESNQRLPALFCFPQILQHRLRSINAAFKRARESFGYEGGYFLVYPIKVNQHRRVIESLVNSGEPLGLEAGSKAELMAVLAHAGMTRSVIVCNGYKDREYIRLALIGEKLGHKVYLVIEKMSEIKLVMEEAERLNVVPRLGVRARLSSQGSGKWQSSGGEKSKFGLAATQVLQLVETLREAGRLDSLQLLHFHLGSQLANIRDIATGVRESARFYVELHKLGVNIQCFDVGGGLGVDYEGTRSQSDCSVNYGLNEYANNVIWGIGDACNEHGLPHPTVITESGRAVTAHHTVLVSNVIGVERNEFHAPVAPAEDAPRALQSLWSTWEEMQDSDTKRSLREWLHDSQLDLNDVHSQYAHGILDLTQRAWAEQQYLTICSQIQEHLDPSNRAHRPIIDELQERMADKLYVNFSLFQSMPDAWGIDQLFPVLPLSGLDQAPERRAVLLDITCDSDGAIDHYIDGDGIATTMPMPQYDPENPPLIGFFMVGAYQEILGNMHNLFGDTASVDVFVFEDGSVEVQDSDEGNTVAEMLEYVQLDPEVLLTRFRDQVRKTDLEPELQTQFLDEFESGLYGYTYLEDE; encoded by the coding sequence ATGTCTAACGAACTTCGTCAACGCCCGCAGGAAGCGGCCGGACATCATCAATTGCGTTCTATGCAGGAGGTTGCCATGAATGATCGTAATGCCAGCAAAATGCTGAGTACTTATAACGTCGCCTACTGGGGTGGCAACTATTATGACGTCAACGAGTTGGGTCATATTTCAGTTTGTCCAGATCCCGACGTCCCAGAAGCGCGCGTCGATCTGACGCAACTGGTAGAGAAGCTGCAAAAAGAGAGCAACCAGCGCTTGCCTGCGCTGTTCTGTTTCCCGCAGATCCTGCAACATCGCCTACGTTCAATTAACGCCGCGTTTAAACGTGCGCGTGAATCTTTCGGCTATGAAGGCGGCTACTTCTTGGTTTATCCGATTAAGGTAAACCAGCATCGACGCGTCATTGAGTCTTTAGTGAACTCCGGCGAACCTTTAGGTTTAGAAGCGGGTTCGAAGGCGGAGTTGATGGCGGTACTCGCCCATGCTGGTATGACGCGTTCGGTGATTGTGTGTAACGGCTACAAAGATCGTGAATACATCCGCTTGGCATTAATCGGCGAAAAACTGGGTCACAAGGTGTATCTGGTTATCGAGAAGATGTCTGAAATCAAGCTGGTGATGGAAGAAGCCGAACGCCTGAACGTGGTTCCTCGCCTTGGCGTGCGTGCGCGCTTATCTTCGCAAGGCTCGGGCAAATGGCAGTCGAGCGGCGGTGAGAAATCTAAATTTGGCTTGGCGGCAACGCAAGTGCTGCAGCTGGTTGAAACCCTACGTGAAGCCGGTCGTTTAGATAGCCTGCAGCTGTTGCATTTCCACTTAGGCTCTCAGTTGGCGAATATTCGCGATATCGCTACCGGCGTGCGTGAATCTGCGCGTTTCTACGTTGAGCTGCATAAGTTGGGTGTGAACATTCAGTGCTTTGACGTCGGCGGCGGTTTGGGCGTGGACTACGAAGGAACACGTTCCCAGTCTGATTGCTCGGTGAACTATGGCCTGAACGAATACGCGAATAACGTTATTTGGGGTATCGGCGATGCCTGTAACGAGCACGGTTTGCCGCATCCTACGGTCATCACAGAGTCTGGTCGTGCGGTAACGGCGCATCACACGGTTCTGGTTTCCAATGTCATTGGTGTTGAACGCAACGAATTCCATGCACCTGTGGCTCCGGCCGAAGATGCACCTCGTGCACTGCAAAGCCTATGGTCTACGTGGGAAGAGATGCAGGATTCTGATACCAAGCGTTCATTGCGTGAATGGCTACACGACAGCCAGCTCGATCTCAATGATGTGCATAGCCAATATGCGCACGGTATTTTAGATCTAACCCAGCGTGCATGGGCTGAGCAGCAATATCTGACGATTTGTAGCCAGATCCAAGAGCATCTTGACCCAAGCAATCGTGCACACCGTCCGATCATTGATGAACTGCAAGAGCGCATGGCCGACAAGCTGTATGTGAATTTCTCGCTGTTCCAGTCGATGCCTGATGCGTGGGGGATCGATCAGCTGTTCCCGGTTCTGCCATTGAGTGGTTTGGATCAGGCGCCTGAGCGCCGTGCGGTGCTGCTGGATATTACCTGTGACTCAGATGGTGCCATCGATCATTACATCGACGGTGATGGGATCGCAACGACGATGCCGATGCCGCAGTACGATCCAGAAAATCCGCCGTTGATTGGTTTCTTCATGGTCGGTGCGTACCAAGAGATTCTGGGCAACATGCATAATCTGTTTGGCGATACAGCCTCGGTTGACGTCTTCGTCTTTGAAGATGGCAGCGTTGAGGTGCAAGACTCGGATGAGGGCAATACGGTTGCCGAAATGCTGGAATATGTTCAGCTCGATCCTGAAGTGTTGCTGACCCGTTTTCGCGATCAGGTGCGCAAAACCGATCTCGAACCTGAGCTGCAAACCCAGTTCTTGGATGAATTTGAGTCTGGTCTCTACGGATACACCTATCTCGAAGATGAGTGA
- a CDS encoding fibronectin type III domain-containing protein has protein sequence MFTPTYGSLVGYLEEPNVANNQTVTFSVTANDSCGMSPVAYWVNGLNAINSVASTDTDAQTKPTNLKFSSVGANSFTLSWDAPTGDVDHYDVAYQPEDDPQAALQIETTETQVTINNLMETTSYIIAIATFDTPDNWTSIVEANVTTTAQTPDTTAPTAPSNLKSANISVNSISLSWDAATDDVGVDHYVVTYQPVGDTQAALEIQTTITSVILSNLTAETNYAISLTAVDAAGNQSPATTATIETATPSADTSAPSVPNGLGVSAITDTSLTLTWKASTDNVGVTGYKVKYTSASGSSVTKDVITTTCELTGLTANTVYSLSVAAYDANNNVSAYSAIITATTQAPLATTTSFAPYIDVTINANWGTNPPGINTSLVSDAIALGVKKFHLAFLVQDRASNQLVWGNTYFPYSAVKPVCDIIHAAGGEPIAAFGGASGTDPSVTQTQADLTTIYLNLKKDFGIQHIDFDFESAGQYNYKVAFPAALAAQKQDPTLWFSLTLPVMPTGLTGEGIAMITYAKQIGLALNVQIMAMDYGASGLDMGAAAVSAIDATKNNLSSIYPDKSSADLYKMIGVIPMIGQNDTAGEMFSFQDATKTAQYAKQHSLNLVSMWSLGRDFPGMGDLSTCTQNSAQTKNYEYTTTFLNAIGNEPEPEPEPEPEEDQRNVFHVEQHGDPYALNDLQRRQSVPAPIQPTGYWAKAGSVLTVEYAVSGNTPTDAPQIWIHCIVEGYDEAQQYYSDKQKIPLEVGVNKINVAQTGVVYIASNNIPDPAVNMKVTIVSGGNLMPVFVLGRDDANAKQWLKDVAQAVSKNTSPYAELVGKRMIITLPIHEFKSNVTDPVAILNSWDKIIDWAETQYGLTQNGPYPNIATAVRYHFFTKADSTGGYMSSTNEWMATNQDGIKDITDNINLSWGPWHELGHQYEVIAFQTKSEVLENLTSLYVQRELGLTSRLLADNCWQRTRDYLQQSGNNYDAEEDLWTSVTMFWQLDLTFGKDFYQRLTDNIRMLSVSELPDSDEEKKSLFIALACKVSGFDLSPFFEQWGYRSTAKAPINLAKMKLKKLNDKIWLNEDEKVLYRYLLEQQGISGRLSLPLTVLIGEEFTVQAIVTNRPDAELSYSWKTPEGFELVSHNGPTAVFRSATECIANAYVSVVCAVSDKDNTIDMGAKIQLKSSGEQQRPETIYCAQILKRYGKDKLHTWDDSNPTGTPGDIYLYHSAGSYRFFQLRNKDYWYFPTTKSSNSDWSYIGEYNTDIYLANK, from the coding sequence ATGTTTACGCCCACTTATGGTAGCTTAGTGGGTTACTTGGAAGAGCCTAATGTTGCTAATAATCAAACAGTGACTTTCTCGGTCACCGCTAATGACTCATGTGGTATGTCTCCTGTGGCTTATTGGGTAAATGGCCTCAACGCTATTAATAGCGTTGCCAGCACAGATACCGACGCACAAACAAAACCCACTAACCTGAAATTCTCAAGTGTGGGTGCGAACAGTTTTACGTTGAGCTGGGATGCACCAACTGGCGATGTCGATCACTATGATGTAGCCTATCAACCAGAGGATGACCCTCAGGCCGCATTACAAATCGAGACCACGGAAACTCAGGTCACCATAAATAATCTTATGGAGACAACCTCATATATCATCGCTATTGCTACTTTCGATACCCCTGACAATTGGACATCAATCGTTGAAGCAAATGTGACCACCACCGCCCAAACACCTGATACCACTGCACCTACCGCACCTAGCAATCTGAAGTCTGCCAACATTAGCGTTAACAGCATTTCTCTAAGTTGGGATGCAGCAACCGATGACGTTGGCGTCGACCATTATGTGGTGACCTACCAACCAGTGGGCGATACTCAGGCTGCACTTGAAATTCAAACCACCATCACCAGTGTTATTTTGAGTAACCTAACGGCGGAAACAAATTACGCTATTTCGCTAACTGCCGTAGATGCCGCAGGCAACCAATCACCTGCAACCACCGCTACGATTGAAACAGCGACCCCCTCTGCTGATACCAGCGCGCCTTCTGTACCTAATGGCCTCGGCGTTAGTGCTATTACCGATACCTCCTTAACGCTAACATGGAAAGCATCAACGGATAACGTTGGTGTTACCGGCTACAAAGTCAAATACACCTCAGCCAGTGGTAGCAGCGTCACCAAAGATGTCATCACGACAACCTGTGAACTAACCGGCCTGACTGCCAATACAGTATATAGCCTAAGCGTAGCCGCCTATGATGCCAATAATAACGTTTCCGCCTATTCTGCGATCATCACGGCAACCACTCAGGCACCGCTAGCCACGACCACCAGTTTTGCGCCTTATATCGATGTCACGATCAATGCAAACTGGGGGACAAATCCTCCGGGGATCAACACTAGCCTGGTTTCCGATGCCATTGCACTCGGAGTGAAGAAATTCCATCTGGCTTTTCTCGTACAAGATCGTGCCTCTAACCAGTTAGTTTGGGGCAATACTTATTTCCCATACAGCGCTGTTAAGCCAGTCTGCGACATTATTCATGCAGCTGGCGGCGAACCGATTGCGGCGTTTGGCGGCGCCAGCGGCACCGATCCTTCAGTTACCCAAACTCAAGCAGATCTCACCACTATCTATCTCAACTTGAAAAAAGATTTCGGTATTCAGCATATCGATTTTGATTTTGAAAGCGCGGGGCAATACAACTACAAAGTGGCGTTCCCTGCCGCATTGGCAGCGCAAAAACAGGATCCAACGCTGTGGTTTAGCCTGACGCTACCGGTGATGCCAACAGGGTTGACCGGTGAAGGTATTGCCATGATCACTTATGCTAAGCAGATCGGTCTGGCACTTAACGTGCAAATTATGGCGATGGATTACGGCGCATCGGGTCTGGATATGGGGGCGGCGGCCGTGAGTGCCATTGATGCCACGAAAAATAACCTATCCAGCATTTATCCAGATAAATCCTCTGCTGATCTCTACAAGATGATCGGTGTGATCCCTATGATTGGCCAGAACGATACCGCTGGTGAAATGTTTAGTTTTCAGGACGCCACCAAAACGGCGCAATATGCAAAACAGCACAGCCTAAATCTGGTTTCAATGTGGTCGCTTGGTCGTGACTTCCCTGGTATGGGTGATTTATCCACCTGTACGCAGAATTCGGCACAAACCAAAAACTATGAATACACTACAACGTTTTTGAATGCCATTGGGAATGAACCTGAGCCAGAGCCAGAACCTGAACCTGAGGAAGACCAACGTAATGTTTTTCACGTTGAACAACATGGCGACCCCTATGCACTTAACGATCTACAGCGCCGTCAATCTGTTCCTGCGCCAATTCAGCCAACAGGCTATTGGGCCAAAGCCGGCAGCGTATTGACCGTTGAGTATGCTGTATCAGGTAATACACCAACAGATGCACCACAAATTTGGATCCACTGTATTGTCGAGGGATACGATGAGGCTCAACAATATTATAGCGATAAGCAAAAAATACCGCTTGAAGTTGGGGTCAATAAAATCAACGTCGCACAAACCGGCGTAGTATATATTGCATCTAATAATATTCCTGACCCTGCGGTAAATATGAAAGTCACTATTGTTAGTGGTGGAAATCTGATGCCGGTTTTTGTATTAGGCAGAGATGATGCCAATGCGAAACAATGGCTGAAAGATGTTGCACAGGCCGTCAGTAAAAACACATCACCTTACGCAGAGTTGGTCGGGAAGCGTATGATCATTACCCTCCCAATTCACGAATTTAAAAGTAATGTCACCGATCCCGTCGCAATATTAAATTCATGGGATAAAATTATTGATTGGGCTGAAACACAATACGGGCTGACACAAAATGGCCCATATCCGAATATTGCAACCGCCGTGCGTTATCACTTCTTTACTAAAGCCGATAGCACGGGCGGATACATGAGTTCAACTAACGAATGGATGGCGACAAATCAGGACGGCATCAAAGATATCACGGACAATATTAATCTATCGTGGGGACCGTGGCATGAACTCGGCCACCAGTATGAAGTTATTGCCTTTCAGACAAAAAGTGAGGTTCTCGAAAATCTGACCTCTTTATACGTCCAGAGGGAACTGGGGCTCACTTCACGCCTGCTGGCGGATAACTGTTGGCAACGTACTCGTGATTATCTGCAGCAATCGGGCAATAATTACGATGCTGAAGAGGATTTATGGACAAGCGTCACCATGTTCTGGCAGCTTGATCTCACCTTCGGAAAGGATTTTTATCAACGCCTAACTGATAATATTCGCATGCTTTCGGTATCGGAGTTACCTGATAGCGATGAAGAAAAAAAATCTTTATTCATTGCGTTAGCCTGCAAGGTTTCAGGTTTTGATTTATCGCCATTCTTTGAACAGTGGGGATATCGCTCAACCGCGAAAGCCCCTATCAATTTAGCAAAAATGAAGTTAAAGAAACTCAACGACAAAATTTGGCTCAATGAAGATGAAAAAGTTCTTTATCGTTATTTACTCGAACAGCAAGGCATTTCAGGACGATTATCACTGCCATTAACGGTTTTGATAGGAGAGGAATTTACGGTACAAGCCATAGTGACAAACCGTCCAGATGCGGAGTTAAGCTATAGCTGGAAAACGCCTGAAGGATTCGAATTAGTTTCTCATAATGGCCCGACCGCCGTTTTCCGCTCCGCTACAGAATGTATTGCCAACGCCTACGTTAGCGTCGTGTGTGCGGTGTCAGATAAAGACAATACTATAGATATGGGTGCTAAAATTCAGCTGAAATCCTCAGGAGAACAGCAACGGCCCGAAACTATCTATTGCGCACAAATACTGAAACGTTATGGAAAAGATAAGCTTCACACATGGGATGATAGTAATCCAACTGGCACGCCAGGTGATATATATCTATATCACAGCGCGGGTAGCTATCGATTCTTCCAATTACGCAATAAAGATTACTGGTATTTCCCAACAACGAAAAGTAGCAATAGTGACTGGTCTTATATTGGTGAATACAATACGGATATATACCTAGCCAATAAATAG
- the speB gene encoding agmatinase — translation MSTLGNKPDNSLVSNAFGFLRFPLNFQPYDSDADWVITGVPFDMATSGRAGGRHGPAAIRQVSTNLAWEGNRWPWNFDLRDRLNVVDCGDVVFNFGDAQDMSDSLQAHTEKLLESGKRCLTFGGDHFVTLPLLRAHAKHFGKMALVHFDAHTDTYANGSKFDHGTMFFHAPNEGLIDPNHSVQIGIRTEFDRDNGFTVLDAAQVNDRGVDDVLAQIKQIVGDMPVYLTFDIDCLDPAFAPGTGTPVIGGLTSDRALKLVRGLKDLNIVGMDVVEVAPAYDQSEITALAAATLALEMLYIQADKKGE, via the coding sequence ATGAGCACCCTAGGCAATAAACCCGATAACTCACTGGTTTCTAACGCCTTTGGCTTCCTGCGTTTTCCGCTGAACTTCCAGCCATACGACAGCGATGCCGATTGGGTTATCACCGGTGTACCTTTCGATATGGCGACTTCAGGTCGTGCTGGTGGGCGTCATGGCCCTGCGGCAATTCGTCAGGTCTCTACTAATCTGGCGTGGGAAGGCAACCGCTGGCCGTGGAACTTCGATCTGCGCGATCGCTTAAACGTGGTTGACTGTGGCGACGTCGTATTTAACTTCGGTGATGCGCAGGACATGAGCGACTCTCTGCAGGCGCATACAGAGAAACTGCTGGAGTCTGGTAAGCGCTGTTTGACTTTCGGCGGTGACCACTTTGTAACCCTGCCTTTGCTGCGTGCGCATGCTAAGCATTTTGGCAAGATGGCGCTGGTGCATTTCGATGCGCATACTGACACCTATGCTAACGGCAGCAAATTCGATCACGGTACGATGTTTTTCCATGCACCTAACGAAGGTCTGATCGATCCAAACCACTCGGTGCAGATCGGTATTCGTACTGAATTCGATCGCGATAATGGTTTTACCGTGTTGGATGCCGCACAGGTAAACGATCGTGGCGTGGATGATGTGTTAGCGCAGATCAAACAGATCGTAGGCGATATGCCGGTATATCTGACCTTTGATATCGACTGTTTGGATCCTGCTTTTGCACCAGGTACCGGTACTCCTGTTATTGGTGGGCTGACTTCTGATCGTGCGCTCAAATTGGTACGTGGCCTTAAAGATCTTAATATCGTCGGTATGGACGTGGTGGAAGTCGCTCCGGCTTACGACCAATCTGAAATTACAGCTTTGGCCGCTGCAACGCTGGCGCTGGAAATGCTCTACATTCAGGCAGATAAAAAAGGCGAATAG
- the fdnG gene encoding formate dehydrogenase-N subunit alpha, with product MDVSRRQFFRICAGGMAGTTAAVLGFTPTMALAESRNYKLLRAKETRNSCTYCSVGCGLLMYSLGDGAKNAKSTIFHIEGDPDHPVNRGALCPKGAGLLDYIHSENRLRYPEYRAPGSDKWQRISWDDAFERIAKLMKNDRDKNFETTNAEGVTVNRWLSTGMLCASAASNETGMLTQKFARSLGMLAVDNQARVUHGPTVASLAPTFGRGAMTNHWVDIKNANVVMVMGGNAAEAHPVGFRWAMEAKNNNDATLIVVDPRFTRTASVADIYAPIRSGTDITFLSGVLLYLISNNKINAEYVKNYTNASLLVRDDFSFEDGLFSGYDESKRQYDKTTWNYQFDENGYAKRDDTLQHPRCVWNLLKAHVSRYTPDVVENICGTPKADFLKICEVLASTSAADRTTTFLYALGWTQHTVGAQNIRTMAMIQLLLGNMGMAGGGVNALRGHSNIQGLTDLGLLSTSLPGYLTLPSEKHTNLETYLAANTPKATLPGQVNYWGNYPKFFVSLMKAFYGDDAQKENNWGFDWLPKWDQSYDVMKYFQMMDQGKVTGYICQGFNPVASFPDKNKVVESLSKLKYLVIIDPLVTETSNFWQNHGEMNEVDTASIQTEVFRLPSTCFAEEDGSIANSGRWLQWHWKGADAPGEARNDGEILAGLYHRLRTMYQNEGGKGVEPLLKMGWGYEQPDHPESEEVAKENNGYALADLYDANGTLLAKKGQLLDTFAHLRDDGTTASACWIYAGSWTSKGNQMANRDNSDPSGLGNTLGWAWAWPLNRRIIYNRASADPMGKPWDPKRMLIEWNGSKWVGNDIPDYNTAAPGSGVGPFIMQPEGLGRLFAIDKMAEGPFPEHYEPFETPLGTNPLHPNVISNPAARLYEADAKRMGSKAEFPYVGTTYRLTEHFHTWTKHARLNAIVQPEQFVEISEGLAKAKGIEHGDTVKVSSKRGFIKAKAVVTRRLRTLQVNGQEVDTVGIPIHWGFEGVARKGFIANTLTPFVGDANSQTPEYKAFLVNVEKV from the coding sequence ATGGACGTCAGTCGCAGACAGTTTTTTAGAATCTGCGCCGGCGGGATGGCTGGTACAACAGCGGCAGTTTTAGGATTCACTCCTACTATGGCGCTGGCGGAGTCACGTAACTATAAGTTGCTGCGTGCAAAAGAAACCCGTAACTCCTGTACCTATTGTTCTGTTGGCTGTGGGTTATTGATGTATAGCCTTGGCGATGGTGCCAAGAACGCGAAATCAACGATTTTTCACATTGAAGGGGACCCGGATCATCCGGTAAACCGTGGCGCACTTTGCCCGAAAGGTGCTGGCCTGCTGGATTACATCCACAGTGAAAATCGTCTACGTTACCCTGAATACCGTGCGCCAGGCTCTGATAAATGGCAGCGCATTAGCTGGGACGATGCTTTTGAGCGCATCGCCAAGCTGATGAAAAACGACCGTGATAAGAATTTTGAAACGACAAACGCCGAAGGCGTCACGGTTAACCGCTGGCTTTCAACCGGCATGTTGTGCGCCTCTGCGGCCAGCAATGAAACCGGTATGCTAACGCAAAAATTCGCCCGTTCACTGGGCATGTTGGCGGTTGATAACCAAGCGCGCGTCTGACACGGACCAACGGTAGCAAGTCTTGCTCCAACATTTGGTCGCGGTGCGATGACCAACCACTGGGTTGATATCAAAAACGCCAACGTTGTTATGGTGATGGGTGGCAACGCCGCTGAAGCGCATCCGGTCGGATTCCGCTGGGCGATGGAAGCCAAAAACAACAATGACGCCACGCTGATTGTGGTCGATCCGCGCTTTACCCGCACTGCTTCTGTGGCGGATATTTATGCGCCGATCCGCTCTGGCACCGACATTACTTTCCTGTCGGGCGTTTTGTTGTACCTGATTTCTAACAACAAAATTAACGCTGAATACGTTAAAAACTACACCAATGCCAGCCTGCTGGTGCGGGATGATTTCTCGTTTGAAGACGGCTTGTTCAGCGGCTATGACGAATCTAAACGTCAGTACGACAAAACCACGTGGAACTATCAGTTCGACGAAAATGGCTACGCCAAGCGCGACGACACTTTGCAGCATCCGCGCTGCGTGTGGAACCTGCTGAAAGCGCACGTTAGCCGTTATACGCCGGACGTGGTGGAAAACATCTGCGGCACGCCAAAAGCGGATTTCCTGAAAATCTGCGAAGTGCTGGCTTCTACGAGCGCGGCTGACCGCACCACCACGTTCCTGTATGCATTGGGTTGGACTCAGCACACCGTGGGTGCGCAGAACATCCGCACCATGGCGATGATCCAGTTGCTGTTAGGCAACATGGGGATGGCCGGCGGTGGTGTTAACGCCTTACGTGGTCACTCTAATATTCAAGGTCTTACCGATCTTGGTTTGCTGTCTACCAGCCTGCCGGGCTATTTGACGCTGCCATCGGAAAAGCACACCAATCTCGAAACCTATCTTGCAGCCAATACGCCAAAAGCGACGCTGCCGGGTCAGGTTAACTATTGGGGTAACTACCCGAAATTCTTCGTCAGCTTGATGAAGGCTTTCTATGGTGACGATGCGCAGAAAGAAAATAACTGGGGCTTTGATTGGCTGCCGAAGTGGGATCAGTCCTACGACGTGATGAAGTACTTCCAGATGATGGATCAGGGCAAAGTCACCGGCTATATCTGCCAAGGCTTTAACCCAGTGGCGTCGTTCCCAGATAAGAATAAGGTCGTTGAGTCGCTTTCTAAGCTGAAATATCTGGTGATTATCGATCCGTTGGTGACAGAAACCTCAAACTTCTGGCAAAACCACGGTGAGATGAACGAGGTTGATACGGCATCGATCCAGACTGAAGTCTTCCGTCTGCCTTCAACCTGCTTCGCCGAAGAAGATGGTTCGATTGCGAACTCAGGTCGTTGGCTGCAATGGCACTGGAAAGGCGCAGACGCCCCAGGTGAAGCGCGTAACGACGGCGAAATTCTTGCGGGTCTGTACCATCGCCTGCGCACCATGTATCAGAATGAAGGTGGTAAAGGCGTTGAGCCGTTGCTGAAAATGGGCTGGGGCTATGAGCAGCCAGATCATCCTGAATCTGAAGAAGTGGCGAAAGAAAACAACGGTTATGCGTTGGCCGATTTGTACGATGCTAACGGCACGTTGTTAGCCAAGAAAGGTCAGTTGCTGGATACCTTTGCTCATCTGCGTGATGACGGCACCACGGCAAGCGCCTGCTGGATTTATGCCGGTAGCTGGACCAGCAAGGGCAACCAGATGGCGAATCGTGATAACAGCGATCCGTCAGGCTTAGGCAACACGCTGGGCTGGGCTTGGGCATGGCCGTTGAACCGCCGCATTATTTATAACCGTGCGTCGGCAGATCCAATGGGTAAACCGTGGGATCCTAAGCGCATGCTGATCGAGTGGAATGGTAGCAAATGGGTCGGAAACGATATTCCAGACTACAACACCGCCGCACCGGGCAGCGGCGTCGGACCGTTTATCATGCAGCCGGAAGGCCTGGGTCGCCTGTTTGCCATCGACAAGATGGCGGAAGGGCCATTCCCTGAGCATTACGAGCCGTTTGAAACACCGCTGGGCACTAATCCACTGCATCCAAACGTTATCTCTAACCCTGCGGCTCGCTTGTATGAAGCGGATGCCAAACGTATGGGCAGCAAAGCTGAGTTCCCTTATGTCGGTACCACGTATCGTCTGACCGAGCATTTCCACACGTGGACGAAGCATGCGCGCCTTAACGCCATCGTTCAGCCTGAACAGTTCGTAGAAATTAGCGAAGGTTTGGCCAAAGCGAAAGGCATTGAGCACGGTGATACGGTGAAAGTCAGCAGCAAACGCGGCTTTATCAAAGCGAAAGCGGTGGTGACTCGCCGTCTGCGTACCTTGCAGGTCAATGGTCAGGAAGTGGATACCGTTGGTATTCCAATTCACTGGGGCTTTGAAGGCGTGGCGCGCAAAGGCTTTATCGCCAACACCCTGACTCCGTTCGTAGGCGACGCTAACTCGCAAACGCCAGAGTACAAGGCGTTTTTAGTTAACGTGGAAAAGGTGTAA